The following are encoded in a window of Urocitellus parryii isolate mUroPar1 chromosome 7, mUroPar1.hap1, whole genome shotgun sequence genomic DNA:
- the LOC113193930 gene encoding CMRF35-like molecule 2 translates to MWLSPALLLLCLPGCVSLWGPDSVTGTVGSSLSLQCHYERAYKGYSKYWCRGQHDTDCHSIVETKGGEKVERNGRVSIRDSADDLTVTVTIENFSEDDAGSYWCKIQTIWILDIFSRDPSFQVQVYARPATPTPRVTTAPITSALLRVSTGQNDSIEGVLAPHPWSLLSSVHFLLLVFLKVPLLLSMLSAVLWVNRPQRAPGGGQRLLVWNLYSAPPQKCPA, encoded by the exons ATGTGGCTGtccccagctctgctcctcctctgcctcccag gctgtgtgtctctgtggggcCCTGACTCTGTGACCGGCACCGTGGGAAGCTCTCTGAGCCTGCAGTGTCACTATGAGCGGGCATACAAGGGATATAGCAAATACTGGTGCAGAGGACAACATGACACCGATTGTCACAGTATTGTGGAGAccaaaggaggagagaaagtcGAGAGGAATGGCCGCGTGTCCATCAGAGACTCTGCTGATGACCTCACCGTAACAGTGACCATAGAGAACTTCAGTGAAGACGATGCTGGATCATATTGGTGCAAAATTCAGACAATATGGATCCTGGATATATTTTCGCGTGACCCCTCCTTCCAAGTCCAGGTGTATGCTAGGCCAG CCACTCCTACCCCCAGGGTGACCACAGCGCCCATCACGTCTGCTTTGCTGAGAGTGAGCACTGGGCAGAACGACAGCATCGAGGGCGTGCTGGCCCCCCACCCCTG GTCCCTGCTCAGCAGTGTCCACTTCCTGCTTCTCGTCTTCCTGAAGGTGCCCCTGCTTCTGAGCATGCTCAGTGCTGTCCTCTGGGTGAACAGGCCTCAGAGGGCCCCTGGGGGTGGACAGAGGCTGCTTGTCTGGAACCTCTACAGTGCACCACCCCAGAAATGCCCTGCGTGA